One Brevibacterium spongiae DNA segment encodes these proteins:
- a CDS encoding ATP-binding cassette domain-containing protein, with protein sequence MTPEKPEPAPAAAREPGSGSDTVLELRGINKRFGAVQALTDIHLTVGRGEVVGLVGDNGAGKSTLIKVIAGVHSADEGELIMNGTAQRFSSPKDAQKAGVATVFQDLSLCENLDVVANLFLGHEKTRGGVLDEVAMEAKSWELLRSLSAKIPSVRVPIAALSGGQRQTVAIARSLLGEPSLVMLDEPTAALGVAQTAEVLNLIERLKERDLGVLLVSHNMADVQAVCDRVHVLRLGKDAGDFPGDERTDVLVAAITGASDNVVTKRAARRGERR encoded by the coding sequence ATGACACCTGAGAAACCTGAACCGGCTCCCGCCGCAGCGCGAGAGCCGGGAAGCGGCAGCGACACCGTGCTCGAACTGCGCGGAATCAACAAACGGTTCGGCGCCGTCCAAGCCCTGACCGACATCCATCTCACCGTCGGCCGCGGTGAAGTCGTCGGACTCGTCGGCGACAACGGCGCCGGCAAATCGACCCTCATCAAGGTCATCGCCGGAGTCCACTCCGCTGATGAAGGCGAACTCATCATGAACGGCACGGCGCAGAGATTCTCTTCGCCGAAGGACGCACAGAAGGCCGGAGTGGCCACGGTGTTCCAGGACCTCTCACTGTGTGAGAACCTCGATGTCGTCGCCAACCTCTTCCTCGGACACGAGAAGACGCGTGGGGGAGTCCTCGACGAGGTGGCCATGGAAGCCAAATCCTGGGAGCTGCTGCGCAGCCTGTCGGCAAAGATCCCGAGCGTGCGCGTACCGATCGCAGCTCTGTCCGGCGGGCAACGTCAGACAGTCGCGATCGCCCGGTCCCTCCTCGGCGAACCCTCGCTGGTCATGCTCGACGAGCCGACGGCTGCCCTCGGCGTGGCCCAGACGGCCGAGGTGCTCAACCTCATCGAGAGGCTCAAGGAACGCGATCTCGGGGTGCTGCTCGTCAGCCACAACATGGCCGACGTGCAGGCCGTGTGCGACCGGGTGCACGTGCTGCGCCTGGGCAAGGACGCCGGCGACTTCCCCGGCGACGAACGCACCGATGTGCTCGTCGCCGCGATCACCGGAGCCAGCGACAACGTCGTGACGAAGCGCGCGGCACGAAGGGGTGAACGCCGATGA
- a CDS encoding substrate-binding domain-containing protein, with protein MRHNLKSHRKLALFGASVAIGALALSGCGNQKGQGNDEADSGSGGDGDVTIALLLPESKTTRYESLDKPNFEKYVAEANPDAKVEYRNANQDATQQQQQFEAAVTEGVDAIVLDPVDASAVASALSKAEAKKIPVIAYDRFFEGADYYTSFDNKKIGNLQGQAVLDGLKAENVDPKSGPVWMVNGDPKDPNAADFKAGAEETLKGAGVDIAASHDTLDWNPDDARQWVEGQLQGKGEKPIAIYSANDGTAGGVIAATKKAKVDPVVTGQDAEVDGLQNILKGDQFATIYKSIPPQAEFAAKAAVALAAGEEVDAGTTYKDTPTDFVEAKVVTKDNIKDIVGDQIKAEDICSGSVKKLCDKAGVK; from the coding sequence ATGAGGCACAACCTTAAGTCCCACAGGAAGCTGGCCCTCTTCGGTGCCTCGGTCGCGATCGGCGCACTCGCGCTCAGCGGCTGTGGCAATCAGAAGGGTCAGGGCAACGACGAAGCCGACAGCGGTTCCGGCGGCGACGGGGACGTCACCATCGCGCTGCTTCTGCCCGAGTCGAAGACCACCCGGTACGAGTCGCTCGACAAGCCGAACTTCGAGAAATACGTCGCCGAGGCCAACCCCGACGCGAAGGTCGAATACCGCAACGCCAACCAGGACGCGACCCAACAGCAGCAGCAATTCGAAGCCGCAGTGACCGAAGGGGTCGACGCCATCGTGCTCGACCCGGTCGATGCCTCCGCGGTTGCCTCGGCGCTGTCGAAGGCCGAAGCGAAGAAGATCCCGGTCATCGCCTACGACCGCTTCTTCGAAGGCGCCGACTACTACACCTCGTTCGACAACAAGAAGATCGGCAACCTGCAGGGCCAGGCCGTCCTCGACGGGCTCAAGGCGGAGAACGTCGACCCGAAGTCGGGCCCGGTGTGGATGGTCAATGGCGATCCGAAGGACCCGAACGCCGCTGACTTCAAGGCCGGCGCAGAGGAGACGCTCAAGGGCGCAGGCGTCGACATCGCAGCCAGCCACGACACCCTCGACTGGAACCCTGACGACGCCCGCCAGTGGGTCGAAGGTCAGCTGCAGGGCAAGGGTGAGAAGCCGATCGCGATCTATTCGGCCAACGACGGCACCGCCGGCGGAGTCATCGCCGCGACGAAGAAGGCCAAGGTCGACCCCGTCGTGACCGGTCAGGACGCCGAAGTCGACGGACTGCAGAACATCCTCAAGGGCGACCAGTTCGCCACGATCTACAAGTCCATCCCACCGCAGGCCGAATTCGCAGCCAAGGCCGCAGTCGCTCTGGCCGCGGGCGAAGAAGTCGATGCAGGAACGACCTACAAAGACACCCCGACTGACTTCGTCGAGGCCAAGGTCGTGACCAAGGACAACATCAAGGACATCGTCGGCGACCAGATCAAGGCCGAGGACATCTGTTCGGGAAGCGTGAAGAAGCTCTGCGACAAAGCGGGCGTGAAGTAG
- a CDS encoding LacI family DNA-binding transcriptional regulator, which translates to MAKQNDRPTLATVAARAGVSIKTASRVLNGEKHVAASTAEKVEDAAAELGFRLNPTARRLRAGGRSPYIGVVLSSADDPYQVRVLSALEAELSTVDLRPVVTVTADDPDREEAFLDECLANDLSGIIVVRSQPDTAHIYTRAASTSGVRVVSFDPAVSGDGISIVTGDDVDAGYRAARQLLDHGHIALGVVGDHSTSIITTRRLEGIQSAFAGRHDVGWRAYMREDAHDEASAKNVVAAWLGSRSAPSALITLSATLTQGAIDACRRLDDWPALVGIDDFPTAELLDVTVVDRDVETMAAEAVRRLQDDARERPGRLGGGADQGQDVFPVRVIPRGSGEESPELRRRNLPRNS; encoded by the coding sequence ATGGCGAAGCAGAACGATCGGCCGACGCTGGCCACGGTCGCTGCGCGCGCCGGAGTGAGCATCAAGACCGCCTCCCGGGTCCTCAACGGAGAGAAGCACGTCGCTGCCTCCACCGCGGAGAAAGTCGAAGACGCTGCCGCGGAACTCGGATTCCGCCTCAACCCCACGGCCCGGAGACTGCGCGCCGGCGGGCGCTCGCCCTATATCGGCGTCGTCCTCTCCAGCGCCGACGACCCGTACCAGGTGCGGGTCCTGTCCGCCCTCGAAGCCGAACTCTCGACCGTCGACCTGCGGCCGGTGGTGACGGTGACCGCCGACGATCCCGACCGCGAAGAGGCCTTCCTCGACGAATGCCTCGCCAACGATCTGTCCGGAATCATCGTCGTCCGCTCCCAACCCGACACGGCCCACATCTACACCCGCGCCGCATCGACCTCGGGCGTGAGAGTCGTGTCCTTTGACCCTGCGGTCAGCGGGGACGGGATCAGCATCGTCACCGGCGACGATGTCGACGCCGGGTACCGTGCCGCTCGGCAGCTGCTCGACCACGGGCACATCGCCCTCGGCGTCGTCGGCGACCATTCGACCTCGATCATCACCACCCGCCGACTCGAGGGCATCCAATCCGCATTCGCCGGCCGCCACGATGTCGGCTGGCGGGCCTATATGCGCGAAGACGCCCACGACGAAGCGAGCGCGAAGAACGTCGTCGCCGCCTGGCTCGGCTCCCGCAGCGCCCCGAGCGCGCTCATCACGCTCTCGGCCACGCTCACCCAAGGCGCCATCGACGCCTGCCGCCGCCTCGACGATTGGCCGGCACTGGTCGGCATCGACGATTTCCCCACCGCGGAACTCCTCGACGTCACCGTCGTCGACCGTGATGTCGAAACCATGGCCGCCGAGGCGGTCCGGCGACTCCAGGACGATGCGCGGGAACGGCCGGGCCGCCTCGGTGGGGGTGCCGATCAGGGACAAGATGTCTTTCCTGTCCGCGTCATCCCACGCGGCAGCGGGGAGGAGAGTCCCGAGCTGCGGCGAAGAAATCTGCCGCGAAACAGTTGA
- a CDS encoding TfoX/Sxy family protein — protein MTSEQTALIERIRALITDEANAREVSMFGGRAVMVNEKMIVSAGKNGDLLVRVDADRHDELLTREGAAQAEMGTGRGMGPGWIDVSAEAITDDEALSSWIETAMDFNREVTERRD, from the coding sequence ATGACATCTGAACAGACTGCGCTCATCGAGCGGATCCGTGCACTCATCACCGACGAGGCGAACGCCAGAGAAGTCTCGATGTTCGGCGGCAGAGCGGTGATGGTCAACGAGAAGATGATCGTCAGCGCAGGGAAGAACGGTGACCTTTTGGTGCGCGTCGATGCCGACCGGCACGACGAGCTGCTCACACGAGAAGGTGCCGCCCAGGCCGAGATGGGAACCGGGCGTGGCATGGGACCCGGATGGATCGACGTGAGCGCCGAGGCGATCACCGATGACGAGGCTCTGTCATCGTGGATCGAGACCGCCATGGACTTCAACCGGGAAGTGACGGAGCGGCGGGACTGA
- a CDS encoding nuclear transport factor 2 family protein, producing the protein MADETAYDIVQRYHQAWTSGRIDTAMDFVADGITCRAPGQDLEGKDAYRQFIAGFAPQLTGIADIAELVDGQSVALFYYPQTAATSKAPAAELFTVADGLITDSVLIFDRLSYVPPAQS; encoded by the coding sequence ATGGCCGATGAAACCGCGTACGACATTGTGCAGAGATACCACCAGGCCTGGACGAGCGGGCGAATCGATACGGCAATGGATTTTGTCGCTGATGGCATCACCTGCCGCGCACCCGGCCAGGACCTTGAGGGCAAGGACGCTTACCGACAGTTCATAGCCGGATTCGCGCCGCAGCTGACCGGAATCGCCGACATCGCAGAATTGGTCGACGGGCAGAGCGTCGCGCTCTTCTACTACCCGCAGACCGCGGCGACGTCGAAGGCACCAGCGGCCGAACTCTTCACCGTCGCCGACGGACTCATCACCGACAGTGTCCTCATCTTCGACCGGCTCTCCTATGTCCCACCCGCGCAGAGCTGA
- a CDS encoding GNAT family N-acetyltransferase — translation MTTELKTDPTAATIDTTGINEPDAPGEADKSTGAHPKENGAVKLTAASARVTIRPLDVDRDVAQIHAWLTHPRAHYWMMTKLDEAGARTYLEGIRDSADDAGWVGSVDGRDCFYVETYVPATLIPQNVLATGTGDIGMHLLVAPPAGPAVHGLTDRIMAEVIDFCLSPSDQGGRGGERVVVEPDARNDGILEKNRAAGFTPVREATIMMGEIEKQALVSVCSRADFAGSALSPLAGGSVEPHEVSGSAEPLEECGTVESRRDLAVAVPPGEYAHLNADGFSVVQRHLVAKALSEFAHERLITPVKCQDENAWDLTIAGATRYTFTARVLPLEHWVIDEASITRLRGEVEVPLDVQELVVELQDDLAIPEDLISTYLEELASTLAGAAFKLEDGRAGRRPTSRALVDAGFQATEAAMTEGHPGFLANNGRIGFGLSDFRTWAPENGELNSIEWVAVRRERSRLSLGEGLDEEAHLGEALSRAERDLFGSRIRAAGQDPADFHLMPIHPWQADHRLAITFAADIARGDLLPLGEGLDKHQAQQSLRTFFNHSRTGAPYVKVALAVQNMGFLRGLSPKYMRDTPAINDWVAHLIASDDTFAKAGFRVLRERAALGYTGDVYHRTKETNPHRKMLASLWRENPVDQIAPGQKLITMAALLHRDHEGVSFAGELIRASGEKPADWVRSYLRAYLHPLVHALLAHDLVFMPHGENLILVLDGSSVVGAFMKDIGEEVAVLGHRELPADVERIRAVVSGEEKALSVFTDMFDGVLRHLSGILDADGLLPAERFWTVVAEVLDEYEAEHPEHARGVNGDVDLRAERFAHSCLNRLQLKNTKQMVDIGNQAESLLYAGTMPNPVAR, via the coding sequence ATGACCACCGAACTCAAAACCGACCCGACCGCCGCCACCATCGACACGACCGGTATCAACGAGCCTGACGCACCCGGCGAGGCTGACAAGTCCACCGGTGCCCATCCGAAAGAGAACGGGGCCGTGAAGCTCACAGCTGCCTCGGCGAGGGTGACCATCCGACCGCTCGACGTCGACCGAGACGTCGCTCAGATCCACGCATGGCTCACCCACCCGCGCGCCCACTACTGGATGATGACCAAGCTCGACGAGGCCGGAGCCAGAACCTACCTCGAAGGAATCCGCGACTCCGCGGACGACGCCGGCTGGGTCGGCTCCGTCGACGGCCGCGACTGCTTCTACGTCGAAACCTACGTGCCTGCGACTCTCATCCCGCAGAACGTCCTGGCCACCGGAACAGGAGATATCGGGATGCATCTGCTCGTCGCGCCCCCGGCCGGGCCGGCCGTGCACGGGCTGACCGATCGCATCATGGCCGAGGTCATCGACTTCTGTCTCAGTCCGTCTGACCAGGGCGGACGCGGAGGCGAACGTGTCGTCGTCGAACCCGATGCCCGGAACGATGGGATCCTCGAGAAGAACCGAGCCGCCGGCTTCACACCCGTTCGTGAGGCCACGATCATGATGGGCGAGATCGAGAAGCAGGCGCTGGTGAGCGTGTGCTCGCGTGCCGACTTCGCCGGAAGCGCGCTGTCGCCACTTGCCGGTGGCAGTGTTGAGCCGCACGAGGTGAGCGGCAGTGCTGAGCCGCTCGAAGAGTGCGGCACCGTCGAATCACGCCGGGATTTGGCCGTTGCAGTGCCGCCGGGCGAGTATGCCCACCTCAATGCCGATGGGTTCAGCGTCGTCCAGCGCCACCTCGTCGCGAAGGCGCTGTCCGAGTTCGCCCACGAACGACTCATCACTCCGGTGAAGTGCCAGGATGAAAACGCGTGGGACCTGACCATCGCTGGTGCCACGCGCTACACGTTCACTGCACGGGTGCTGCCGCTCGAGCATTGGGTCATCGACGAAGCGAGCATCACCCGCCTGCGCGGTGAGGTCGAGGTTCCGCTCGACGTGCAGGAACTCGTCGTCGAACTCCAGGACGATCTGGCCATCCCCGAGGATCTCATCTCCACCTATCTCGAGGAGCTCGCCTCGACCCTGGCCGGGGCCGCGTTCAAACTCGAGGACGGTCGGGCCGGGCGCAGGCCGACCTCGCGCGCCCTCGTCGACGCAGGCTTCCAGGCCACCGAGGCGGCCATGACCGAGGGGCATCCCGGATTCCTCGCGAACAACGGCCGCATCGGCTTCGGGCTCAGCGACTTCCGGACGTGGGCACCGGAGAACGGGGAACTCAATAGCATCGAATGGGTGGCGGTCAGACGCGAACGCAGCCGCCTCTCCTTAGGCGAGGGACTCGACGAGGAGGCCCATCTCGGTGAGGCGCTCAGTCGCGCCGAGCGGGACCTCTTCGGCTCCCGTATCCGGGCGGCGGGCCAGGATCCGGCGGATTTCCATCTCATGCCGATCCACCCCTGGCAGGCCGATCATCGGCTGGCGATCACCTTCGCCGCGGACATCGCCCGCGGGGATCTGCTCCCGCTCGGGGAGGGACTCGACAAGCACCAGGCGCAGCAGTCCCTGCGCACCTTCTTCAACCATTCGCGGACCGGTGCCCCGTACGTCAAGGTCGCGCTCGCGGTGCAGAACATGGGCTTCCTGCGCGGTCTGTCGCCGAAGTACATGCGAGACACCCCGGCCATCAACGACTGGGTCGCACACCTCATCGCCTCCGACGACACCTTCGCGAAGGCTGGATTCCGGGTGCTGAGAGAACGTGCGGCGCTCGGGTACACGGGCGATGTCTACCACCGGACGAAGGAGACGAACCCGCATCGGAAGATGCTCGCCTCCCTGTGGCGTGAGAACCCTGTCGACCAGATCGCCCCAGGACAGAAGCTCATCACGATGGCAGCTCTGCTGCACCGCGACCACGAGGGCGTCTCCTTCGCCGGGGAGCTCATCCGGGCCTCCGGCGAGAAGCCCGCCGACTGGGTGCGCAGCTACCTGCGCGCGTATCTGCACCCGCTCGTCCATGCCCTGCTCGCCCACGACCTCGTGTTCATGCCGCATGGGGAGAACCTCATCCTCGTCCTCGATGGCAGCTCTGTGGTCGGGGCGTTCATGAAGGACATCGGCGAAGAGGTCGCTGTGCTCGGCCACCGCGAACTGCCCGCCGACGTCGAGCGCATCCGTGCCGTGGTGTCGGGGGAGGAGAAGGCGCTGTCGGTGTTCACCGACATGTTCGACGGGGTCCTGCGGCACCTCTCGGGCATCCTCGACGCCGACGGTCTGCTGCCGGCCGAGCGGTTCTGGACGGTCGTCGCCGAGGTGCTCGACGAGTACGAAGCCGAGCACCCGGAGCATGCTCGTGGGGTGAACGGCGACGTCGATCTGCGCGCCGAACGCTTCGCTCATTCGTGCCTCAACCGCCTGCAGCTGAAGAATACGAAGCAGATGGTCGACATCGGCAACCAGGCCGAATCCCTGCTCTACGCGGGCACCATGCCGAACCCCGTGGCTCGGTGA
- a CDS encoding lysine N(6)-hydroxylase/L-ornithine N(5)-oxygenase family protein → MSAPSTHVHDLLGVGIGPFGLGLAALSEPLDDVDAVFVDQRLEFRWHPGMMIEGSTIQVPFLADLVTMADPTSPYSFLNFLKECKRLYPFYIRESFYPLRAEFDEYCRWVAAQLDCLRWNRRVVSVTREDGVFSALAEVVDPSGSVVATETYRARHLVLGVGTQPVLPPALQGLGGEDGGAGAAGTAGAAGSVGQTGAGLIGSAGAGPLIHTADYLENREALLDSGAVTIIGSGQSAAEIYRDLIEDAEDRGVRLDWVTRSPRFFPMEYTKLTLEMTSPEYTDHFRAMPDELRERVGREQRTLYKGISGDLVDDIHDTLYRLSRGGRQLLTNLISEAELETAEIDPISGEYLLGFRNTSLDQTFTRRSGSVVAATGYKSQVPDFLAPLGGEVCLDSHGRLDVSRHYTINDEGTIHVLNGEEHTHGVTAPDLGFGPWRASVVLAAVTGREPYPIENRIAFQTFGVPADESDASALSAVGPTAAVDAADDEPIESDSRADSAAFALDDSKEMSHA, encoded by the coding sequence ATGAGCGCACCGTCCACGCACGTCCACGACCTCCTCGGCGTCGGCATCGGCCCCTTCGGGCTCGGCCTCGCAGCCCTGTCGGAACCGCTTGACGATGTCGACGCGGTCTTCGTCGACCAACGACTCGAATTCCGCTGGCACCCGGGCATGATGATCGAAGGTTCGACCATCCAGGTGCCGTTCCTCGCCGACCTCGTCACCATGGCCGACCCCACCTCGCCCTATTCGTTCCTCAACTTCCTCAAGGAATGCAAGCGCCTCTACCCCTTCTACATCCGCGAATCCTTCTACCCCCTGCGCGCCGAATTCGACGAATACTGCCGGTGGGTCGCCGCCCAGCTGGACTGCCTGCGGTGGAACCGCCGCGTCGTGTCCGTGACCAGGGAAGATGGTGTGTTTTCAGCCCTCGCCGAGGTGGTCGATCCGTCCGGTTCCGTGGTGGCCACCGAGACCTACCGCGCCCGGCATCTCGTGCTCGGGGTGGGCACCCAGCCGGTGCTGCCGCCCGCTCTGCAGGGGCTCGGGGGAGAGGATGGCGGTGCTGGTGCGGCGGGCACGGCCGGGGCTGCCGGATCGGTCGGCCAGACGGGGGCTGGGTTGATCGGGTCGGCCGGGGCCGGGCCGCTCATCCACACGGCCGACTACCTCGAGAACCGGGAGGCGCTGCTCGACTCCGGGGCGGTGACGATCATCGGCAGCGGCCAGTCCGCCGCAGAGATCTACCGCGACCTCATCGAGGACGCCGAAGACCGCGGAGTGCGGCTGGACTGGGTGACCCGCTCGCCGAGGTTCTTCCCGATGGAGTACACGAAGCTCACCCTCGAGATGACCTCCCCGGAATACACCGACCACTTCCGTGCCATGCCCGATGAGCTGCGCGAACGCGTCGGTCGTGAGCAGCGGACCCTGTACAAGGGCATCTCGGGCGACCTCGTCGACGACATCCACGACACCCTCTACCGGCTCAGCCGCGGCGGGCGTCAACTGCTGACGAACCTCATCTCCGAAGCCGAACTCGAAACCGCCGAGATCGACCCGATCAGCGGCGAATACCTGCTCGGATTCCGCAACACATCACTTGATCAGACCTTCACCCGGCGTTCCGGTTCCGTCGTGGCAGCCACCGGATACAAGTCGCAGGTCCCGGACTTCCTCGCACCGCTCGGGGGAGAGGTGTGCCTGGATTCGCACGGTCGCCTCGACGTCAGCCGCCACTACACGATCAACGACGAGGGCACGATCCACGTCCTCAACGGCGAAGAGCACACCCACGGAGTCACCGCACCCGATCTCGGCTTCGGCCCATGGCGGGCCTCGGTGGTGCTGGCCGCGGTCACCGGCCGTGAACCCTATCCGATCGAGAACCGCATCGCCTTCCAGACCTTCGGGGTGCCCGCCGACGAATCGGATGCTTCCGCGCTGTCGGCTGTGGGCCCGACCGCAGCTGTCGACGCTGCAGACGATGAACCGATCGAATCCGACTCCCGGGCCGATTCCGCCGCCTTCGCACTCGACGACTCCAAGGAGATGTCACACGCATGA
- a CDS encoding pyridoxal phosphate-dependent decarboxylase family protein, with protein sequence MTTSLLSESEATPTAAPLRTLTHPHTDALLGAHSADEYSALMHDVVDSLGDRFRTTARTASAKDRSGLQAAVDSVDLDTTGVGNAEALREVDALYADNAVWFHHPSYVAHLNCPVAVPAVAAEAMLAAINTSVDTYDQSEVATLMERRLIDWTCGHLGFTGGDGIFTSGGTQSNLQALFLARENVVAGLVDTTHRGGPTRPARPDLLSRMRILATDQAHFSVSRAAFLLGLDAEAVVTVPTDVTGRMDAEALKASLLAIDANDQIPMAVVATAGTTDLGVIDPLEAIAEVCESVGVWLHVDAAYGGGLLWAPRRAHLLNGIGRATSVTIDFHKTFFQPVSSSALLIRDGSLFGPTIHHHDYLNPEAEAQDDDAEPNQVDKSLQTTRRFDALKLWTTLRARGASEIGTMIDTVCDLAADVRQLLDDQGDFEVLGTSDLSTVLFRFTPAIADAQTCDELVPLIRRVLFRSGRAAVARTTIDGTPWLKLTLLNPDTSIDDITAVLDLVRATGHGILAGRTLENEGELGTSATAEPVPAMTEGGAA encoded by the coding sequence GTGACGACTTCTCTGCTTTCCGAGTCCGAAGCGACACCCACCGCAGCACCCCTTCGCACCCTCACCCATCCCCACACCGACGCACTCCTCGGTGCTCACAGCGCGGACGAGTACTCGGCACTCATGCACGACGTCGTCGACTCGCTCGGCGACCGATTCCGCACCACCGCCAGAACCGCCTCGGCGAAGGACCGGTCCGGTCTTCAGGCCGCGGTCGACTCGGTCGACCTCGACACCACCGGCGTCGGCAACGCCGAGGCGCTGCGCGAAGTCGACGCTCTCTATGCCGACAACGCAGTGTGGTTCCACCACCCCAGCTACGTTGCCCACCTCAACTGCCCGGTCGCAGTGCCGGCCGTCGCCGCCGAAGCGATGCTCGCGGCCATCAACACTTCGGTCGACACCTACGACCAATCCGAGGTCGCGACCCTCATGGAGCGCCGCCTCATCGACTGGACCTGCGGTCACCTCGGCTTCACCGGAGGGGACGGAATCTTCACCTCCGGAGGCACCCAGTCGAACCTCCAAGCACTGTTCCTGGCGCGGGAGAACGTGGTCGCCGGGCTGGTCGACACCACCCACCGAGGCGGCCCTACCCGACCGGCCCGACCGGACCTGCTGTCCCGGATGCGGATCCTCGCCACCGATCAGGCTCACTTCTCCGTGTCCCGCGCAGCGTTCCTCCTCGGCCTCGACGCCGAGGCGGTCGTGACCGTCCCGACCGACGTCACCGGCCGCATGGACGCCGAAGCGCTCAAGGCGAGCCTGCTCGCCATCGACGCGAACGATCAGATCCCGATGGCCGTCGTCGCCACCGCCGGAACCACCGACCTCGGCGTCATCGACCCTCTTGAGGCCATCGCCGAGGTCTGCGAATCGGTCGGCGTCTGGCTCCACGTCGACGCCGCCTACGGTGGGGGTCTGCTCTGGGCCCCGCGCCGAGCCCACCTGCTCAACGGAATCGGCAGGGCCACCTCGGTGACCATCGATTTCCATAAGACGTTCTTCCAGCCGGTATCGTCCTCGGCCCTGCTGATCAGGGACGGGAGCCTCTTCGGCCCGACGATCCACCACCACGACTACCTCAACCCCGAAGCCGAAGCGCAGGACGACGACGCCGAACCCAACCAGGTCGACAAGTCCCTGCAGACCACCCGGCGCTTCGATGCACTCAAACTCTGGACGACGTTGCGCGCCCGCGGTGCGAGCGAGATTGGGACGATGATCGACACCGTCTGCGACCTCGCCGCCGACGTTCGGCAGCTGCTCGACGACCAGGGCGACTTCGAGGTCCTCGGCACCTCGGATCTGTCCACCGTGCTCTTCCGCTTCACCCCGGCGATCGCTGATGCGCAGACCTGCGACGAACTCGTCCCACTCATCCGCCGGGTGCTCTTCCGGTCCGGCCGCGCCGCCGTCGCCCGCACCACCATCGACGGCACTCCGTGGCTCAAACTCACGCTGCTCAACCCCGACACCAGCATCGACGACATCACGGCGGTGCTCGACCTCGTCCGCGCCACCGGCCACGGAATCCTCGCCGGCCGAACCCTCGAAAACGAGGGCGAGCTCGGTACGTCCGCGACTGCCGAACCCGTGCCCGCCATGACCGAAGGAGGCGCAGCATGA